The Malus domestica chromosome 13, GDT2T_hap1 genome includes a window with the following:
- the LOC108174059 gene encoding U-box domain-containing protein 25-like has product MAPSSSDPTEPSTASPSLALTLPHLPSPLSNVDEIHHDVILILPNPIAYSCALKINVLADFEKCYSERALATIELLCRVLEGYVAFAAHELTVLLLVKMIMKISDRVTEYAAGELMSMCLA; this is encoded by the coding sequence ATGGCGCCTTCCTCCTCAGATCCCACAGAGCCGTCGACTGCCTCACCTTCATTGGCTCTCACCCTTCCCCATCTCCCATCACCCCTTAGCAACGTGGATGAAATCCACCACGACGTCATTTTAATTCTCCCAAATCCGATCGCCTACTCGTGTGCCCTCAAAATCAACGTATTGGCAGATTTTGAGAAATGCTACTCGGAGCGTGCACTCGCAACGATCGAGTTGCTATGCAGAGTCCTTGAGGGTTACGTGGCGTTTGCGGCACACGAGCTAACTGTGCTGCTACTGGTGAAGATGATTATGAAGATCTCGGACCGAGTGACGGAGTACGCGGCGGGAGAGTTGATGTCGATGTGCTTGGCGTAG
- the LOC139190989 gene encoding uncharacterized protein — protein MNLSHPLQPQRRRAERKEEQPRPVEKDQGQPKAPLPQQKQIQEEVERLFNEQMRDFRRNEMIDEALRRDMTNISRSPFADEIEQAEPPPKFSMPHFTSFKEDGDPERHLKHYRNAMVLYRNNDALMCKIFATTLQGEAQDWFHTLPARSIQNFDDLSLVFTKEYSSYRSIKKKSDHLFNVKKNSKESLRDYVKRFKAEKAKIVGCDNSIASAAFQKGLPTDYPLFGEMIMKEDLTLADSFALAEKHALWDEARQAEKAPEQPRKELAAAQKKDEKQPNKGRQEFKRRDQPTTKEGPMTNNYSKFLIPIHQILRDIKNEPWFKLPKQSKGDTSKLDHTKYCAFHRGPSHTTNDCYTWKNYLEKLVKEGKVDRYLDKPTEQPKKNADGDEEPPTKMIRINGIFVESEHSGATNNSKKRKIQQALLISQVQAVDTQPGPIIGFTEQDA, from the coding sequence ATGAATCTATCTCATCCATTGCAGCCACAGCGTAGACGAGCCGAGCGAaaagaagagcagcctagaccggtAGAAAAAGACCAAGGGCAACCAAaggctccgctaccccaacaaaagcAAATCCAAGAAGAGGTAGAAAGGCTTTTCAATGAACAGATGCGTGATTTTCGGCGCAACGAAATGATTGATGAGGCACTAAGGCGAgatatgaccaacataagcaggtcacctttcgcggatgagatcgagcaggcagagcctccgcccaagtttagcatgccgcacttcacatctttcaaagaagACGGGGATCCCGAAAGACACTTGAAGCATTACCGAAATGCGATGGTCCTTTATCGGAATAATGACGcccttatgtgcaaaatattcgccactactttacaaggcgaggcacaagattggtttcatACCTTGCCGGCACGATCTATCCagaattttgatgatctttccttggttttcaccaaagaatactcatcttATCGATCAATCAAGAAGAAGTCTGATCACCTGTTCAACGTAAAGAAAAACTCAAAAGAGTCGCTTCGCGATTACGTGAAgagattcaaagcagagaaggcgaaGATCGTTGGATGTGACAACTCGATAGCaagtgcagccttccaaaaaggactaccAACAGACTACCCACTGTTTggagaaatgatcatgaaagaagacctaactctagcagattcctttgctctggcagaaaagcatgcgctttgggacgaggctcgacAAGCAGAAAAGGCTCCCGAACAGCCTCGAAAAGAGTTGGCAGCTGCTCAAAAGAAGGATGAAAAACAACCTAACAAGGGCAGGCAGGAGTTCAAGCGCAGGGACCAACCCACGACCAAAGAAGGCCCGATGACCAATAACTATTCTAAGTTCTTAAttccgattcatcaaatccttcgtgacatcaagaatgaaccatggttcaagttGCCGAAACAGTCAAAaggagatacttccaagttggaccaCACCAAGTATTGCGCATTCCACCGAGGTCCTAGTCACACAACCAACgactgctacacttggaagaactacctagagAAACTCGTGAAAGAAGGCAAAGTCGATAGATATTTGGACAAGCCAACTGAGCAGCCAAAAAAGAATGCAGACGGAGATGAGGAGCCACCAACTAAGATGATTCGAATCAATGGCATTTTCGTTGAATCCGAGCACTCGGGGGCCACTAATAATtccaaaaagaggaagatccagcagGCTTTACTAATCTCACAAGTTCAAGCAGTCGATACCCAACCTGGACCTATCATTGGCTTCACGGAGCAGGATGCGTAA
- the LOC139190990 gene encoding uncharacterized protein, which translates to MVDNGSVVNLLQLSVIQKMGLESTIIRRAEVLTGFNGHTSTAIDHITLDVKTPPVVSKQTFTIVSDPSPYNGILGRPSLIKLDAVTSVKYQKIRFRIPGGGVGEIKSDQQLQQVDREDGAQADKIGWKPEEDAEDIILDPQQPEKTAKIGSRLSPDEKEELTIFLRKNRDIFAWSPSDMPGIDPKVACHKLHVDPTAKPVI; encoded by the exons atggttgacaatggaagtgtggtcaacctacttcaactttcagtcattcagaagatgggcctggaaagTACAATCATACGTCGGGCAGAGGTACTTACTGGATTCAACGGACACACCTCAACTGCCATTGACCATATCACACTTGACGTAAAAACACCGCCAGTCGTCTCAAAGCAAACATTCACGATTGTAAGTGACCCGtctccctacaatgggattcttgggagaccttcgttgatcaagctggatgctgtcacttccgtcaagtatcaaaaaatcCGATTCCGCATCCCGGGAGGAGGAGTCGGAGAGATCAAGTCTGACCAG caattacagcaggTGGATCGAGAAGATGGCGCCCAAGCAGACAagataggatggaaacccgaagaggacgccgaagacatcattcttgatccccagcAGCCGGAAAAGACGGCTAAAATTGGCTCACGACTAAGCCCAGacgagaaggaagaactcacaaTTTTCCTTAGGAAAAATCGAGATATCTTCGCATGGTCACCATCCGACATGCCCGGTATTGACCCCAAGGTGGCCTGCCACAAGCTGCACGTCGATCCAACTGCCAAACCGGTAATTTAA